Proteins from one Suncus etruscus isolate mSunEtr1 chromosome 3, mSunEtr1.pri.cur, whole genome shotgun sequence genomic window:
- the LOC126003948 gene encoding disintegrin and metalloproteinase domain-containing protein 20-like: protein MAVDEEIAHFKAIFLLLVHGMCLFISVHSQSRPTQKIPSPELVIPLKVAGRGRSARVMGSLSYSIRFGGQRHVIHLTVKKHLIPRQFQVFTYMDQRTLQQDRPFVPADCYYHGYVEGVSQSLVSLSTCSGGFQGMLLVNDQAYEIQPVMFSSTFEHLMYKIDKEDLEFPPKRCGLTDEKIIQQLKLLESFNFTLRQSANKEWWTHLRYVEMLVVVDHNRFLHSYSNVSVAQQEVFYVVNIMDSVYQALTVEVSLAELEIWSVGNLISIGEIEQVLDDFVKWKNRARRTMRKLDASHFFVKEGFGRVLGLAYVGTICRFPFNSGVESFPDNNRVAFAFTVAHELGHNLGMSHDVGFCSCEVDYCIMYPSRQLTTKFSNCSYSSYWNVALRSGDCLFNPHQRQENSDTHFCGNLVVEFGEQCDCGTIFQCSSDHCCRMNCTLKPGAECSQGMCCKDCKFSPSGTLCRQQVNECDLPEWCTGHDSECPEDTFVQNGTPCKNSSLCFLSRCTTTHDMQCKELFGKDARTASEQCFQEINIQRNRFGHCGMTNHLYIGCSFGDILCGRLQCENVKVIPDMTQHTTLHQFPINGTTCWGTDFHPGMGIPDTGLVKDGTDCGPNMVCQHQRCIGLDNYCNLDACHNNGICNSKHNCHCFHGWAPPRCNVKGFGGSIDSGPAPQSLRRDKSKLAYLTMLWIIPVTLFILYGILMRRKHKPNKTKEKEDPHEEEKRDTERSTGSGRE, encoded by the coding sequence ATGGCAGTGGATGAAGAAATAGCGCACTTCAAGGCCATATTTCTCTTACTCGTGCATgggatgtgtctgttcatttctgttCACTCTCAGTCCAGGCCCACCCAGAAAATCCCTTCCCCTGAATTGGTGATCCCCTTGAAGGTGGCTGGCAGAGGCAGAAGTGCCAGGGTTATGGGTTCCCTCTCCTACAGCATTCGATTTGGAGGTCAGAGACATGTTATCCACTTGACGGTCAAGAAACACTTGATTCCTAGACAATTCCAAGTGTTTACCTATATGGACCAGCGAACCCTCCAACAGGACCGGCCTTTTGTTCCTGCTGATTGCTACTATCATGGCTATGTGGAAGGGGTTTCCCAGTCCCTGGTTTCTCTCAGTACCTGTTCTGGAGGCTTTCAGGGAATGCTGCTGGTTAATGACCAGGCCTATGAAATCCAGCCAGTTATGTTTTCCTCCACATTTGAACACCTCATGTATAAGATAGACAAAGAGGATCTGGAATTCCCACCTAAGAGATGCGGGTTgacagatgaaaaaataattcaacagTTGAAGTTGCTCGAGTCATTTAATTTTACTCTGAGGCAGAGTGCTAATAAGGAATGGTGGACCCACTTGCGATATGTGGAGATGTTAGTGGTTGTGGATCATAACCGATTCCTTCATTCTTACAGTAATGTGtcagtagcacagcaggaagtCTTTTATGTTGTCAATATTATGGACAGTGTGTACCAAGCTCTAACCGTGGAAGTAAGTTTGGCTGAACTTGAAATCTGGAGTGTAGGAAACCTCATTTCTATTGGGGAAATAGAACAGGTTTTAGATGACTTTGTTAAATGGAAGAATAGAGCTCGACGTACAATGAGGAAACTTGATGCTTCTCATTTTTTTGTAAAAGAAGGTTTTGGCAGAGTTCTTGGTCTTGCCTATGTTGGGACAATATGCAGATTTCCTTTTAATAGTGGAGTTGAATCTTTTCCAGACAATAATCGGGTTGCATTTGCATTTACGGTGGCCCATGAGCTGGGTCATAATTTGGGAATGTCACATGATGTCGGATTCTGTTCATGTGAGGTTGATTATTGTATAATGTATCCTTCACGTCAGCTAACAACTAAGTTTAGCAACTGCAGTTATTCCAGTTATTGGAATGTTGCTCTTCGATCTGGAGATTGTCTTTTCAATCCTCACCAGAGACAAGAGAATAGTGACACGCACTTTTGTGGAAACCTCGTAGTAGAGTTTGGAGAACAGTGTGACTGTGGAACCATATTCCAGTGTTCATCTGATCACTGTTGTCGGATGAACTGCACCCTGAAGCCTGGAGCTGAGTGTAGTCAAGGCATGTGTTGCAAAGACTGCAAGTTTTCACCGTCAGGGACTTTATGCAGACAACAGGTCAATGAATGTGACCTTCCAGAGTGGTGTACTGGTCACGACTCTGAGTGTCCTGAGGATACCTTTGTGCAGAATGGAACTCCCTGCAAAAATTCTTCATTGTGCTTTCTGTCCAGATGTACCACTACCCATGACATGCAGTGCAAGGAGCTTTTTGGCAAGGATGCAAGGACCGCATCTGAGCAATGCTTCCAAGAAATCAATATACAAAGAAACCGATTTGGTCACTGTGGTATGACAAATCATCTATATATAGGATGTTCATTTGGTGATATCCTGTGTGGGAGACTTCAGTGTGAAAATGTGAAAGTAATTCCTGATATGACTCAGCATACTACCCTGCATCAGTTTCCCATAAACGGTACCACTTGCTGGGGCACTGATTTTCATCCAGGAATGGGCATACCTGATACTGGTTTAGTGAAAGATGGCACCGACTGTGGCCCAAATATGGTATGCCAGCACCAGAGGTGTATCGGCCTTGATAATTATTGTAATCTTGATGCCTGCCATAATAATGGCATCTGCAATAGTAAACATAATTGCCACTGCTTCCACGGATGGGCACCTCCTCGCTGCAATGTCAAAGGTTTTGGAGGTAGTATTGATAGTGGCCCAGCTCCTCAATCTCTAAGGAGAGATAAGTCAAAATTGGCCTACCTGACAATGTTGTGGATCATTCCCGTCactcttttcattttatatggAATTCTCATGAGGagaaaacataaaccaaataaaaccaaggAGAAGGAAGACCCACacgaggaagaaaaaagggacacTGAAAGAAGTACAGGATCTggaagagaatga